One Triticum dicoccoides isolate Atlit2015 ecotype Zavitan chromosome 5B, WEW_v2.0, whole genome shotgun sequence genomic window carries:
- the LOC119306589 gene encoding protein synthesis inhibitor II, with translation MAAKMAKNVDKPLFTATFNVQASSADYVTFINGIRNKLRNPGHSSHNRPVLPPIEPNVPPSRWFHIVLKTSPASTGLTLATRADNLYWEGFKSSDGTWWELTPGLIPGATHVGFGGTYRDLLGDTDKLTNVALGRQQMVDAVTALYGRTKADKTSGPKQQQAREAVTTLLLMVHEATRFQTVSGFVAGVLHPKEKKSGKIGNEMKAQVNGWQDLSEALLKTDAKPPPGKAPAKFTPIEKMGVRTAEQAAATLGILLFVQVPGGMTVAQALELFHKSGGK, from the coding sequence ATGGCGGCAAAGATGGCGAAGAACGTGGACAAGCCGCTCTTCACGGCGACGTTCAATGTCCAGGCCAGCTCTGCCGACTATGTCACCTTCATCAACGGCATCCGCAACAAGCTCCGCAACCCGGGGCACTCCTCCCACAACCGCCCCGTGCTGCCGCCGATCGAGCCCAACGTCCCGCCGAGCAGGTGGTTCCACATCGTGCTCAAGACATCGCCGGCAAGCACCGGGCTCACGCTCGCCACCCGCGCCGACAACCTCTACTGGGAGGGCTTCAAGAGCAGCGACGGCACCTGGTGGGAGCTCACCCCCGGACTCATCCCCGGTGCCACCCACGTTGGGTTCGGCGGCACGTATCGCGACCTCCTCGGCGACACCGACAAGCTGACCAACGTCGCTCTCGGCCGGCAGCAGATGGTGGACGCGGTGACCGCGCTCTACGGGCGCACCAAGGCCGACAAGACCTCCGGCCCGAAGCAGCAACAGGCGAGGGAGGCGGTGACGACGCTGCTCCTCATGGTGCACGAGGCCACGCGGTTCCAGACCGTGTCGGGGTTCGTGGCTGGAGTGCTGCACCCCAAGGAGAAGAAGAGCGGGAAGATCGGCAATGAGATGAAGGCCCAGGTGAACGGATGGCAGGACCTGTCCGAAGCGCTGCTGAAGACGGACGCGAAGCCCCCGCCGGGAAAGGCGCCAGCAAAGTTCACGCCGATCGAGAAGATGGGCGTGAGGACGGCGGAGCAGGCGGCCGCCACCCTAGGGATCCTGCTGTTCGTCCAGGTGCCCGGTGGGATGACGGTGGCCCAGGCGCTGGAGCTGTTTCATAAGAGTGGGGGGAAATAG
- the LOC119306588 gene encoding protein synthesis inhibitor II-like, whose amino-acid sequence MAATPVMPAKSVDKPLFTETFNVPASSADYVTFINGVRNKLGNPGHFSHNRPVLPPVEPNVAPSRWFHIVLKTSTASTGLTLATRADNLYWEGFKSSDDTWWELTPGLIPGATYLGFGGTYCDLLGYTDKLTNVALGRQQMADAVTALYGRTKADKTSGPKQQQAREAVTMLLLMVHEATRFQTVSGFVAGLLHPKAVEKKSGKISDELKAQVNGWQDLSEELLKTDAKPPPGKSPAKFTPIEKMGVRTAEQAAATLGILLFIEVPGGLTVAQGLQLFRARGGK is encoded by the coding sequence ATGGCGGCGACACCGGTGATGCCGGCGAAGAGCGTGGACAAGCCGCTCTTCACCGAGACGTTCAATGTCCCGGCCAGCTCCGCCGACTACGTCACCTTCATCAACGGCGTCCGCAACAAGCTCGGTAACCCGGGCCACTTCTCCCACAACCGCCCCGTGCTGCCGCCGGTCGAGCCCAACGTCGCGCCGAGCAGGTGGTTCCACATCGTGCTCAAGACCTCAACGGCTAGCACTGGGCTCACGCTCGCCACCCGCGCCGACAACCTCTACTGGGAGGGCTTCAAGAGCAGCGACGACACGTGGTGGGAGCTTACCCCGGGCCTCATCCCCGGCGCCACCTACCTCGGGTTCGGCGGCACCTACTGCGACCTCCTCGGCTACACTGACAAGCTGACCAACGTAGCTCTCGGCCGGCAGCAGATGGCCGACGCGGTGACCGCGCTCTACGGGCGTACCAAGGCCGACAAGACCTCTGGCCCGAAGCAGCAGCAAGCGAGGGAGGCGGTGACGATGCTGCTCCTCATGGTGCACGAGGCCACGCGGTTCCAGACCGTGTCGGGGTTCGTGGCCGGCCTGCTGCACCCCAAGGCGGTGGAGAAGAAGAGCGGGAAGATCTCCGACGAGCTAAAGGCCCAGGTGAACGGGTGGCAGGACTTATCCGAAGAGCTGCTGAAGACGGATGCGAAGCCCCCGCCGGGAAAGTCGCCAGCGAAGTTCACGCCGATCGAGAAGATGGGCGTGAGGACGGCGGAGCAGGCGGCCGCCACGCTGGGGATCCTGCTGTTCATCGAGGTGCCGGGTGGGTTGACGGTGGCCCAGGGGCTGCAGCTGTTTCGTGCGCGTGGGGGAAAATAG